A single Diceros bicornis minor isolate mBicDic1 chromosome 7, mDicBic1.mat.cur, whole genome shotgun sequence DNA region contains:
- the LOC131408732 gene encoding olfactory receptor 51G2-like — MATLNFSYSLSSTFYLTGIPGYEEFHHWISIPFYLLYLVGIMGNCTILHIVRTNRRLHQPMYYFLAMLSLTDMGMSMPTIISLFKVLWSISREIQFNICVVQMFFIHTFSFTESSVLLAMALDRYVAICHPLRYVTLLTPRLITKIGIAALLRSALPMIPLVARLPFFPFCRSHILSHSYCLHQDIIRLACANTKFNVIYGMVVITMLWGMDSLGIFVSYVFILHSVLRISSHEGRFKALNTCASHICAVLILYVPMIGLSIIHRFAKHSSPLSLILMGHIYLLVPPVLNPIIYSVKTKQIRQGILHLLLPLKISSAMM, encoded by the coding sequence ATGGCAACCTTGAACTTCAGCTATTCCCTGTCCTCCACATTCTATCTCACAGGTATCCCTGGATATGAGGAATTTCACCACTGGATTTCCATCCCATTCTACCTCCTCTACCTTGTTGGAATAATGGGTAACTGCACCATCCTGCATATTGTCCGGACAAACCGCAGGCTCCATCAGCCCATGTACTACTTCCTGGCCATGCTTTCCCTCACTGACATGGGCATGTCCATGCCCACAATAATATCGCTTTTCAAGGTGTTGTGGTCCATTTCCAGGGAGATCCAGTTCAATATCTGTGTGGTCCAAATGTTCTTCATTCACACTTTCTCCTTCACTGAATCATCTGTGCTCTTGGCCATGGCCcttgaccgctatgtggccatctgccacCCCCTGCGATATGTGACCCTTCTCACCCCAAGACTTATCACTAAAATTGGAATTGCAGCTCTGCTTAGGAGTGCCTTACCCATGATTCCACTTGTGGCCCGGctgcccttctttcctttctgccgCTCCCACATCCTTTCTCATTCCTATTGTCTGCACCAAGACATTATCCGCCTTGCCTGTGCTAACACCAAGTTTAATGTTATATATGGGATGGTTGTGATCACTATGCTGTGGGGCATGGACTCTCTGGGTATTTTTGTATCTTATGTGTTTATCCTCCACTCAGTATTAAGAATTTCATCCCATGAGGGGAGGTTTAAGGCCCTTAACACATGTGCATCCCACATCTGTGCTGTACTCATTCTATATGTGCCTATGATTGGGCTATCTATCATCCATCGTTTTGCCAAACACTCTTCCCCACTCAGCCTCATCCTCATGGGTCATATCTACTTATTAGTTCCACCTGTGCTCAACCCAATCATCTATAGTGTGAAGACTAAGCAGATCCGCCAAGGAATTCTCCACCTACTTCTCCCCCTCAAAATTAGTTCTGCTATGATGTAG
- the LOC131409054 gene encoding olfactory receptor 52Z1P-like produces MHLKDFGHLSITTANYTSRYPTSFLLTGVPGFEDFQIWISIPFGFMYLLAVIGNGLVMAVVAWDKSLQEPMYLFLAMLALNDVLLCNVTVPKTLLIFWQGSSPSTFPACLTQMFFVHALFLSESAVLLAMAFDRYVAICSPLRHATLLTGSLIGKVGLALVARSVAVVTPGVLLILRLQFCQSNIIHHTYCENMGIAKVACNSIALNSIYGLTAALLTTGLDFVFIFLSYWLILRTVFQLPSREARTKAFGTCGAHTCVILIFYTLAFFSFFTHRFGNRVPSHALILLANLYLLVPPTVNPIVYGVKTKEIRMRVLGLCSQPK; encoded by the exons ATGCATctaaaag ACTTCGGCCACCTCTCTATAACAACAGCCAACTATACATCCAGGTACCCCACCTCCTTTCTGCTGACTGGTGTCCCAGGATTCGAAGACTTCCAAATCTGGATCTCCATCCCTTTCGGCTTCATGTACCTTTTGGCTGTGATAGGCAATGGCCTGGTTATGGCAGTGGTGGCCTGGGACAAAAGCCTCCAAGAACCCATGTATCTCTTCCTGGCCATGCTGGCACTCAACGATGTCCTCCTTTGTAATGTCACAGTGCCCAAAACGCTTCTCATCTTCTGGCAGGGCTCTTCCCCATCCACATTTCCTGCCTGTCTCACCCAGATGTTTTTTGTTCATGCGCTCTTCCTCTCTGAATCTGCTGTTCTACTGGCCATGGCTTTCGATCGCTATGTGGCTATCTGTTCACCACTCCGTCATGCAACCCTACTTACAGGCTCTCTCATTGGCAAGGtgggcctggctctggtggcTCGAAGTGTGGCTGTAGTCACCCCTGGTGTACTCCTCATTCTCCGGCTGCAGTTCTGCCAGAGCAACATCATCCACCATACCTACTGTGAGAACATGGGCATTGCCAAGGTGGCCTGCAATAGCATTGCCCTTAATAGCATTTATGGGCTCACCGCTGCGCTCCTCACCACAGGGCTGGACTTTGTCTTCATCTTCCTGTCCTACTGGCTAATCCTGAGAACAGTTTTCCAACTACCTTCTAGGGAAGCCAGGACAAAGGCGTTCGGAACCTGTGGAGCTCATACATGTGTCATCTTGATATTCTATACTCtggccttcttttccttctttacccATCGCTTTGGAAACCGTGTGCCCAGTCATGCCCTCATCCTCCTGGCAAACCTCTACTTACTGGTGCCACCTACCGTGAACCCCATTGTCTATGGAGTAAAGACAAAAGAGATAAGGATGAGAGTACTAGGACTCTGCAGCCAACCAAAATGA
- the LOC131408735 gene encoding olfactory receptor 52A5-like, which yields MLKLNGTVFMPSVLTLTGIPGLESVQFWIGIPFCAMYIVALFGNSLLLVVIKSERSLHKPMYLFLAMLGTTDIALSTCILPKMLGIFWFHMPNIFFDACLLQMWLIHTFQCIESGILLAMALDRYVAICHPLRHATIFTHQLLMQIGVGVTLRAALLVAPCLILIKRRLNYYRTTVVSHSYCEHMAIVKLAAEDVQINKIYSLFVAFSILGFDIIFIILSYIQIFITVFSLPQKEARLRAFNTCIAHICVFLEFYLLGFFSFFTHRFGFHIPPYVHILLSNLYLLVPPLLNPIVYGVKTKQIRDRVSKIFHSKDLS from the coding sequence ATGTTAAAGCTCAATGGCACAGTCTTCATGCCCTCGGTGCTGACACTGACTGGCATCCCTGGCTTGGAGTCTGTGCAGTTCTGGATTGGGATTCCTTTTTGTGCCATGTACATTGTTGCTCTGTTTGGGAATTCCCTGCTCCTGGTCGTGATCAAATCTGAGCGGAGCCTCCACAAGCCCATGTATCTCTTCCTGGCAATGCTTGGAACAACAGACATTGCTCTCAGTACTTGCATTCTACCAAAAATGCTAGGAATATTCTGGTTTCATATGCCAAATATATTCTTTGATGCCTGTCTCTTGCAAATGTGGCTCATCCACACCTTCCAGTGCATTGAGTCAGGTATTCTACTGGCCATGGCCCTGGACCGCTATGTGGCAATCTGTCATCCTCTGAGACATGCAACTATTTTCACTCACCAACTTCTCATGCAGATTGGGGTTGGAGTGACACTCAGAGCAGCACTCCTTGTAGCTCCATGTCTCATCCTCATCAAACGCCGGCTGAACTACTATCGAACCACTGTGGTCTCCCATTCATACTGTGAACACATGGCCATCGTGAAATTGGCAGCAGAAGATGTTCAAATCAACAAGATCTACAGCCTGTTTGTGGCTTTCAGTATACTTGGATTTGACATAATCTTCATCATCCTCTCCTACATCCAAATATTTATAACTGTCTTCAGTCTACCTCAAAAGGAAGCTAGGCTCAGAGCCTTTAACACCTGCATTGCCCACATCTGTGTCTTCCTTGAGTTTTATCTCCTAggcttcttctccttctttacACACAGGTTTGGGTTCCACATTCCGCCTTATGTTCACATTCTTCTGTCCAACCTTTACCTGCTTGTCCCACCTTTGCTCAATCCTATCGTATATGGTGTGAAGACCAAACAGATTCGAGATCGAGTGTCCAAGATTTTCCACTCTAAGGATCTTTCTTGA
- the LOC131408734 gene encoding olfactory receptor 52A5-like translates to MFKLNGTVFTPSVLTLIGVPGLESVQCWIGIPFCAMYIVVLFGNFLLLVIIKIEQSLHEPMYLFLAMLGMTHIALSTCLLPKMLGIFCFHMPNIFFDACLLQMWLIHTFQCTESGILLAMALDHYVAICHPLRHATIFTHQLLMKIGVGVILRAALLVAPCLILIKCRLKYCRTTVVSHSYCEHLAIVKLATEDVRINKISGLFVAFSVLGFDIIIIILSYVQIFIAVFSLPQKEARLKAFNTCIAHICVFLEFYLLGFFSFFTHRFGFHIPPYIRILLSNLYLLVPPLLNPIVYGVKTKQIQDRVSKIFHSKDPS, encoded by the coding sequence ATGTTCAAGCTCAATGGCACAGTCTTCACGCCCTCAGTGCTGACACTGATTGGCGTCCCTGGCTTGGAGTCTGTGCAGTGCTGGATTGGGATTCCTTTTTGTGCCATGTACATCGTTGTTCTGTTTGGGAATTTCCTGCTCCTGGTCATCATCAAAATTGAACAGAGCCTCCACGAGCCCATGTATCTCTTCCTGGCGATGCTAGGAATGACACACATTGCTCTCAGTACTTGCCTTCTACCAAAAATGCTAGGAATATTCTGCTTTCATATGCCAAATATATTCTTTGATGCCTGTCTCTTGCAGATGTGGCTCATCCACACCTTCCAGTGTACTGAGTCAGGTATTCTGCTGGCCATGGCCCTGGACCACTATGTGGCAATCTGTCATCCTCTGAGACATGCAACCATTTTCACTCACCAACTTCTCATGAAGATTGGGGTTGGAGTGATACTCAGAGCAGCACTCCTTGTAGCTCCATGTCTCATCCTCATCAAATGTCGGCTGAAATACTGTCGAACCACTGTGGTCTCCCATTCATACTGTGAGCACTTGGCCATCGTGAAGTTGGCAACAGAAGATGTTCGAATCAACAAAATCTCTGGTCTGTTTGTGGCTTTCAGTGTACTTGGATTTGAcataatcatcatcatcctctCCTACGTCCAAATATTTATAGCTGTCTTCAGTCTACCTCAAAAGGAAGCTAGGCTCAAAGCCTTTAACACTTGCATTGCCCACATCTGTGTCTTCCTTGAGTTTTATCTCCTAggcttcttctccttctttacACACAGGTTTGGGTTCCACATTCCACCCTACATTCGTATTCTTCTTTCCAACCTTTACCTGCTTGTCCCACCTTTGCTCAATCCTATCGTATATGGTGTGAAGACCAAACAGATTCAAGATCGAGTGTCCAAGATATTCCACTCCAAGGATCCTTCTTGA